In a genomic window of Alphaproteobacteria bacterium:
- a CDS encoding metal-dependent hydrolase: protein MSTIFSHPAVPLAIGLALGQKTIPRSLLAIGAFCAILPDFDSISFAFGIPYESQFGHRGFTHSVFFAACIAAFFAWRNHEFKADGAPVKRHIVFAYLFISTVSHPLLDALTDGGEGVAIWWPFSKDRFFFDDTPLPVCPIGQSFFSAAGYAALKAELTLIWLPALLLGLGGFSVRKILGRFTRTGGA from the coding sequence CGATCTTCTCCCACCCCGCCGTGCCGCTCGCCATCGGATTGGCATTGGGACAAAAGACCATCCCGCGCAGCCTGCTGGCGATCGGCGCGTTCTGCGCGATCCTGCCGGATTTTGACAGCATCTCCTTCGCTTTCGGCATTCCCTACGAAAGCCAGTTCGGCCATCGCGGCTTCACGCATTCGGTTTTCTTCGCCGCCTGCATCGCCGCGTTCTTCGCGTGGCGCAACCACGAATTCAAGGCGGATGGCGCGCCGGTTAAACGGCACATCGTTTTCGCCTACCTATTCATCAGCACGGTTTCCCACCCGCTGCTCGACGCGCTGACCGACGGCGGTGAAGGGGTGGCGATCTGGTGGCCGTTTTCGAAAGACCGGTTTTTCTTCGACGACACCCCGCTGCCCGTCTGCCCCATCGGGCAAAGCTTTTTCAGCGCGGCGGGCTATGCGGCGCTGAAGGCGGAACTGACGCTGATCTGGCTGCCTGCGCTGCTGCTGGGGCTGGGCGGTTTCAGCGTCCGGAAAATTTTGGGGAGGTTCACCCGCACGGGTGGAGCCTGA